From Arcticibacter tournemirensis, one genomic window encodes:
- a CDS encoding SDR family oxidoreductase — MQEQNELQGAQPPQHQERQPGIESEMTPRPAYEGEQQDVFSKLAGKVAIITGGDSGIGRAVAVAFAREGADVVVSYLDEHEDAKETKWQVEREGQKCLLIAGDISTEAHCIDIVEKAVGEFGRLDIVVNNAAVQYPQENLEDITEEQLVRTFRTNIFPHFFLTKAALKYLQKGSAIINTTSVTAYRGSSHLIDYASTKGAIVGFTRSLSSTLASRGIRVNAVAPGPIWTPLIPASFPEEHVATFGTDVPMKRAGQPEEVATCYVFLASVDSSYMTGQVLHPNGGEIING, encoded by the coding sequence ATGCAGGAACAAAATGAATTGCAGGGTGCACAGCCACCACAGCATCAGGAGAGACAGCCGGGGATTGAGTCGGAGATGACCCCGAGACCAGCCTATGAGGGTGAACAGCAGGACGTATTTTCTAAACTGGCAGGTAAAGTTGCTATCATTACTGGTGGCGACAGTGGTATTGGCCGTGCTGTTGCCGTGGCATTTGCCCGTGAAGGGGCAGACGTAGTAGTATCTTATCTTGATGAACATGAGGACGCAAAGGAAACAAAATGGCAGGTGGAAAGGGAAGGGCAGAAATGCCTTCTGATCGCAGGAGATATCAGTACCGAAGCTCATTGTATCGATATTGTAGAAAAAGCCGTGGGAGAATTTGGAAGATTGGATATTGTGGTTAACAATGCCGCGGTTCAGTATCCGCAGGAAAACCTGGAAGACATTACAGAGGAGCAGCTTGTAAGGACGTTTCGCACCAATATTTTTCCTCATTTCTTTCTCACGAAGGCAGCGTTGAAGTATCTGCAGAAGGGAAGCGCCATTATCAATACAACATCCGTAACCGCTTACCGGGGCAGCAGCCATCTGATAGACTATGCATCTACAAAAGGAGCTATTGTTGGATTCACCAGGTCGCTGTCGTCGACACTGGCGTCAAGAGGCATTCGAGTAAATGCGGTAGCTCCTGGACCTATCTGGACTCCTTTGATTCCGGCCAGCTTTCCCGAAGAACATGTTGCTACCTTCGGTACCGACGTTCCAATGAAACGCGCCGGGCAGCCCGAAGAAGTGGCCACTTGTTATGTGTTTCTGGCGTCGGTAGATTCAAGTTACATGACCGGCCAGGTACTGCATCCGAATGGAGGAGAAATAATAAATGGATAG
- a CDS encoding Tex family protein, with protein sequence MISHFKKIAEELSLSEKQVSTTVALLDEGATVPFISRYRKELTGSLDEVQVAAIRDRAEQLRELDKRRDAILKSLAEMGKLSPELEKQIQEAETMTVLEDLYLPYRPKRKTRASAAREKGLQPLADLLMEQHKFDVLEEAAKYINQEKGVTTDAEALAGARDIIAEQISENADTRAKIRELFIEKGEFSSKVIEGKEIEGAKYKDYFDWKEPVKTAPSHRILAMRRGEKELVLSLDVFPPEDDAIAILDRFFVKSNNAASDQVRLALTDSYKRLLKPSMETEVRLLTKKKADEEAIRVFAENVRQLLLSAPMGQKRIMAIDPGFRTGCKVVCLDEQGQLLENTAIYPHTGSGGVAEAEKTIYHLVHTYSIESIAIGNGTAGRETETFIRRLNLPGVNVVMVNESGASIYSASEAAREEFPDKDITVRGAVSIGRRLMDPLAELVKIDPKSIGVGQYQHDVDQNKLQTSLDDTVISCVNAVGVELNTASKQILSYVSGLGPQLAKGIVEYRNKNGAFKRRDELKKVPRLGDKAFEQSAGFLRIRNAEHPLDASAVHPERYSLVEQMAKDLNCRLEDLMKDDTLRKKIRPERYVSDAVGLPTLQDILQELAKPGRDPREQFEAFSFTEGVNDIADLKVGMKLPGIITNITNFGAFVDIGVHQDGLVHLSQLSNRFVKDPNEVVKVHQKVEVTVTEVDASRKRISLSMKTEEQRPVNKPAAKVGKKRVPEEDFNSKLAALKSRFS encoded by the coding sequence ATGATTTCACATTTTAAGAAGATAGCCGAGGAGCTTTCTTTAAGCGAAAAACAGGTTAGTACTACAGTTGCTTTACTAGATGAAGGCGCTACTGTGCCTTTTATCTCAAGGTACCGTAAGGAATTGACGGGAAGTCTTGATGAAGTTCAGGTAGCTGCTATCCGCGACCGCGCTGAACAACTACGGGAACTTGATAAACGCCGCGATGCTATCCTGAAATCGCTTGCTGAAATGGGCAAACTGAGCCCGGAGCTTGAAAAGCAGATACAAGAGGCAGAAACAATGACCGTTCTTGAGGACCTGTACCTGCCTTACCGGCCCAAGCGGAAGACCCGCGCCAGTGCGGCAAGGGAAAAGGGACTGCAACCTCTTGCAGATCTTCTGATGGAACAGCATAAATTTGATGTTCTTGAAGAAGCTGCTAAATATATAAATCAGGAGAAGGGTGTAACTACGGATGCAGAAGCTCTGGCAGGTGCCCGTGATATTATTGCTGAACAGATCAGTGAGAATGCAGACACAAGGGCGAAGATCAGAGAACTGTTTATAGAAAAAGGCGAGTTTAGTTCTAAAGTAATTGAAGGAAAAGAGATTGAAGGCGCCAAGTATAAAGATTACTTTGACTGGAAGGAGCCGGTAAAGACCGCGCCTTCCCATCGTATTCTGGCCATGCGAAGGGGTGAAAAGGAGCTTGTTCTTTCGCTGGATGTGTTTCCGCCTGAAGACGATGCAATCGCCATACTCGACCGGTTTTTTGTGAAGTCAAATAATGCGGCATCCGATCAGGTGCGCCTGGCGCTTACCGATAGTTACAAAAGGCTGCTGAAGCCTTCGATGGAAACAGAGGTTCGTCTGCTCACCAAAAAGAAGGCTGATGAAGAGGCCATCAGGGTATTTGCAGAGAACGTACGTCAGCTGTTGCTTTCGGCACCCATGGGGCAAAAGCGAATCATGGCAATAGACCCCGGCTTCCGCACAGGATGTAAGGTTGTATGTCTTGACGAACAGGGGCAGCTGCTGGAGAATACTGCCATTTATCCGCATACCGGCTCAGGCGGTGTTGCTGAGGCGGAAAAGACTATTTACCATCTTGTCCATACGTATTCCATTGAATCTATTGCTATAGGTAACGGAACCGCAGGACGTGAAACAGAGACTTTTATACGTCGGTTAAATCTTCCCGGAGTAAATGTGGTGATGGTGAATGAGAGTGGGGCTTCTATCTATTCCGCATCGGAGGCGGCAAGGGAGGAGTTTCCGGATAAGGACATCACCGTAAGGGGCGCAGTGTCCATCGGAAGACGGCTGATGGATCCCCTGGCCGAACTGGTGAAGATTGACCCCAAGTCGATTGGAGTAGGGCAATATCAGCATGACGTCGATCAGAATAAGTTGCAGACATCACTGGATGACACTGTTATAAGCTGTGTGAACGCAGTAGGAGTTGAGCTGAACACAGCATCTAAACAAATCCTTTCCTATGTCTCGGGTCTGGGTCCGCAGCTCGCGAAGGGCATTGTGGAATACCGTAATAAAAACGGCGCCTTTAAGAGACGTGATGAACTGAAAAAGGTGCCTCGCCTGGGCGATAAAGCGTTTGAGCAATCGGCTGGTTTCCTTCGCATCCGGAATGCAGAGCACCCGCTTGATGCAAGCGCAGTACATCCGGAACGTTATAGCTTGGTCGAACAGATGGCAAAAGACTTGAATTGCCGCCTGGAGGACCTGATGAAGGATGATACCCTACGTAAGAAGATCCGTCCTGAAAGATACGTGAGTGATGCCGTCGGACTGCCTACCTTACAGGATATACTTCAGGAGCTGGCAAAGCCAGGTCGTGATCCGCGTGAGCAGTTTGAAGCATTTAGCTTTACGGAAGGTGTGAATGACATAGCGGATCTTAAGGTGGGGATGAAGCTCCCCGGAATCATTACCAACATTACGAATTTTGGCGCTTTCGTAGATATTGGCGTACACCAGGACGGGCTTGTTCATTTAAGCCAGCTTTCAAACCGCTTCGTCAAGGATCCCAACGAAGTAGTAAAAGTGCATCAGAAAGTAGAGGTCACGGTCACAGAAGTAGACGCCAGCCGCAAAAGGATCTCGCTGTCTATGAAAACGGAGGAACAGCGACCGGTAAACAAGCCTGCTGCTAAAGTCGGAAAAAAGAGGGTCCCGGAGGAGGATTTTAACAGCAAGCTGGCTGCGCTGAAGAGTCGGTTTTCGTAA
- a CDS encoding phosphoenolpyruvate carboxylase gives MKLSQKEAVFASEVVTRFELYNSLFLTLPFYRVKHTGTLLPFFTSHCEESVRQNIAPSEIIESFFGQYEQYVQAADRFDLLFRFIQYIERQVVLFDAIEDSAFNKTHSPEESGSLIALLQQSSTNSSTKAKLRQKLQDFSLRLVLTAHPTQFYPGRVLAIITDLTEAIKSNNINEIHLLLQQLGKTPFFNKSKPTPVNEAASLAWFLENVFYHVVSNLQKEIENEFEGPIFNAHQLIELGFWPGGDRDGNPNVTTQSTKEVSELLREILFRCYYRDFRSLRRRITFRGVEDYMNRLQDLFYQNSFVKAGEPKNQKDEIIENLEAVKDVLLKVHDGLFTDRIDDLVHKVRLFGCYFASLDIRQDSRVLRKAHQEGRVHLKKLLPDDYDSLSEEEKLALINFEEADIPAEGYEDLSTDTFSTIRLMKRMQSAGGEKASHRFIISNCQQASDILQLINMFLWSGWKKEELTVDFVPLFETVQDLKAAGTVMERLYSNPFYKEHLKNRDDKQVIMLGFSDSTKDGGYLMANWSIYKAKVELTALARKYGIQLAFFDGRGGPPARGGGKTHRFYATMGKEIANDQIQLTIQGQTISSQYGSFDTAHFNIEQMINAGVLSSYDENDKNTLTTKQKDLLASMADTSHKAFVSLREDPLFLKYLEEHSPLKLLSQINISSRPVKRNSGGELKLEDLRAISFVTAWTQLKQNIPGFYGVGSTLKKAKEDGIWDDVKALYESSGQFKTMMDNCIMSMSKADFRVTAYLESDPVFGPFWTRLKNEYDLTRRLMLELTGTTVLMEQYPVERRSIALREKIILPLVIIQHYALQQLESKNNDEETVNILNKLIIRTVYGIVNAGRNVA, from the coding sequence ATGAAACTAAGTCAAAAAGAAGCAGTTTTTGCCAGTGAAGTGGTCACACGATTTGAGCTTTATAACAGCTTATTTCTAACTCTTCCGTTTTACCGGGTAAAGCATACCGGGACCCTCTTGCCCTTTTTTACATCGCATTGCGAAGAAAGTGTCAGGCAGAATATTGCTCCTTCTGAAATTATTGAAAGTTTTTTCGGGCAATATGAACAGTATGTACAGGCGGCCGACCGTTTCGACCTTCTGTTCAGGTTTATTCAGTATATCGAACGCCAGGTGGTTCTCTTTGATGCTATCGAGGATTCGGCTTTCAACAAAACACATAGTCCCGAAGAAAGTGGTTCTTTGATCGCTCTATTGCAGCAGAGTTCTACGAATTCTTCTACAAAGGCGAAGCTGAGGCAGAAACTTCAGGATTTTTCTTTAAGGCTGGTGCTTACAGCTCACCCCACACAGTTTTATCCTGGACGGGTGCTTGCTATTATAACCGACCTTACCGAAGCAATTAAATCAAATAATATCAACGAAATACACCTTTTGCTGCAGCAGCTGGGCAAAACTCCTTTTTTCAATAAGAGCAAGCCGACCCCGGTAAACGAGGCGGCGAGCCTGGCATGGTTCCTTGAAAACGTGTTTTATCACGTGGTGTCGAATCTGCAGAAGGAAATCGAGAATGAATTCGAAGGTCCGATCTTTAATGCTCACCAGCTCATCGAACTTGGCTTCTGGCCCGGCGGCGACCGCGACGGCAACCCGAATGTTACCACTCAAAGTACAAAGGAGGTTTCGGAGCTGCTAAGGGAGATCCTGTTCCGTTGTTACTACCGCGATTTCAGATCGCTCCGCCGCCGTATCACCTTCAGAGGGGTGGAAGATTATATGAACCGGCTGCAGGACCTGTTTTATCAAAACAGCTTTGTGAAAGCGGGTGAGCCTAAAAATCAAAAAGATGAGATCATCGAGAATCTGGAAGCTGTGAAAGATGTGCTTCTTAAGGTGCATGATGGTTTATTTACCGACAGAATTGATGACCTGGTACACAAGGTAAGATTGTTTGGATGCTATTTTGCGTCTCTCGATATCCGCCAGGACAGCAGGGTACTCAGAAAAGCTCATCAGGAAGGCCGGGTTCATTTAAAAAAACTGTTACCCGATGATTACGATTCTTTATCCGAAGAGGAGAAACTAGCGCTGATTAATTTCGAGGAGGCCGATATTCCTGCAGAGGGTTACGAAGACCTGAGTACGGACACGTTCAGTACCATCAGACTGATGAAGCGCATGCAAAGTGCGGGAGGAGAGAAGGCTTCTCACCGGTTTATTATTAGTAACTGTCAGCAGGCTTCGGATATTCTGCAGCTAATTAATATGTTCTTGTGGAGCGGTTGGAAAAAGGAAGAGCTAACGGTTGATTTCGTTCCTCTGTTCGAAACGGTGCAAGACCTTAAAGCTGCCGGTACCGTTATGGAACGCCTTTATTCGAATCCTTTCTACAAGGAGCATCTGAAGAACAGGGATGATAAACAGGTTATCATGCTCGGCTTTTCAGACAGTACCAAAGATGGTGGATATCTGATGGCGAACTGGTCAATCTATAAAGCAAAAGTGGAACTCACCGCTCTGGCAAGGAAATATGGCATTCAGCTCGCGTTTTTCGACGGTCGCGGCGGGCCTCCTGCACGTGGCGGAGGCAAAACTCATCGCTTTTATGCCACCATGGGTAAAGAAATCGCTAACGACCAGATTCAGCTTACTATACAGGGACAAACCATCAGCAGCCAGTACGGATCGTTTGACACGGCTCATTTTAATATCGAGCAGATGATCAATGCGGGCGTTCTTTCTTCTTACGATGAAAACGACAAGAACACGCTGACCACTAAGCAGAAAGACCTTCTTGCTTCAATGGCTGATACAAGTCACAAAGCGTTTGTTTCGTTAAGAGAAGACCCTCTTTTCCTTAAATACCTCGAAGAACATAGCCCTCTGAAGTTGCTATCTCAAATCAATATAAGCAGCAGGCCTGTTAAGAGGAATTCGGGTGGCGAATTAAAACTTGAGGATTTAAGAGCAATCAGTTTTGTAACTGCCTGGACGCAGCTTAAACAGAATATCCCGGGATTTTATGGAGTAGGCTCGACTTTGAAGAAGGCGAAAGAAGATGGGATCTGGGATGATGTGAAAGCGCTTTACGAGTCGTCGGGGCAATTTAAGACCATGATGGATAACTGCATCATGTCGATGTCGAAAGCCGATTTCAGGGTTACTGCGTACCTGGAGTCAGATCCGGTGTTCGGGCCTTTCTGGACCCGTCTCAAGAACGAATACGACCTTACCCGCAGACTGATGCTTGAACTTACCGGTACTACTGTTCTGATGGAGCAATATCCTGTAGAACGGCGGTCTATAGCCTTAAGGGAAAAAATTATTTTACCGTTGGTGATCATCCAGCATTATGCGCTTCAGCAGCTCGAGTCAAAAAATAATGATGAGGAAACCGTTAACATACTTAATAAATTAATTATCAGAACGGTGTATGGCATTGTTAACGCAGGCAGAAATGTAGCCTAG
- a CDS encoding IMPACT family protein — protein sequence MLFDDTYKTIAKPAEGVFRDKGSKFIAYAFPAGTEEEAKVFVANVRSAHPKARHHCWALRLGPDKTSFRINDDGEPSGTAGRPILNTLLSAGLTNVIVIVVRYFGGTLLGVPGLINAYKTATSEALKVAEVAEKTINDIYRFNFDYLQMNDVMRIIKEENLHIRKQDYDNDCSVEVEIRKKQLNTVLERFSKVDGLRQRYLYTV from the coding sequence ATGTTGTTCGACGACACCTACAAAACGATAGCAAAGCCAGCAGAAGGGGTTTTTCGGGATAAAGGAAGCAAATTTATAGCCTATGCATTCCCTGCCGGCACAGAAGAGGAGGCAAAAGTATTCGTTGCAAATGTAAGATCTGCACATCCCAAAGCAAGGCACCATTGCTGGGCGCTGCGCCTCGGCCCTGACAAGACATCCTTCAGGATAAACGACGACGGTGAGCCGTCGGGAACAGCAGGACGCCCAATTCTGAACACATTATTATCAGCCGGCCTCACTAACGTCATAGTCATCGTAGTGCGCTACTTCGGTGGCACGCTGTTGGGCGTTCCAGGCTTGATCAACGCATACAAAACCGCAACTTCAGAAGCTTTAAAAGTAGCTGAGGTTGCAGAGAAAACAATAAATGACATTTATAGATTTAACTTCGACTACCTGCAGATGAATGACGTAATGCGGATTATCAAGGAAGAAAATCTGCATATCCGGAAGCAGGACTATGATAACGATTGCTCTGTTGAAGTTGAAATACGCAAAAAACAGCTAAACACTGTACTTGAAAGGTTTAGCAAGGTAGATGGATTAAGGCAGCGCTACCTGTATACCGTATAA